One part of the Clostridium thermosuccinogenes genome encodes these proteins:
- a CDS encoding MalY/PatB family protein → MKFNFDEIIDRRGTNSIKYDFCAERGKPEDVIPLWVADMDFRTPPAVTEALVKTVQHGIFGYSESKQEYFDAVHNWFKSRFGWETDQSWLVKVPGVVYAIATAIRALTEKGDAVLIQQPVYHPFASTVLVNGRKLVNNPLVYEKGEYHIDFDDFEEKIIKNDVKLFLLCSPHNPVGRVWTREELVRMGDICLKHNVIVISDEIHADFVYKGYLHFIFASLKPEFLNNTIICTAPSKTFNLAGLQVSNIFIANDEIRKKFREELMRSGYSQPNTMGLVACQAAYEHGAQWLDELIEYLEGNISYIRKFLAERLPQIKLVEPQGTYLLWLDFNQLNLSEKELNDLIVNKAKLWLNEGTTFGSEGKGFQRLNIACPRATLEKALLQLEKAIASIK, encoded by the coding sequence ATGAAGTTCAATTTTGATGAAATTATAGATAGAAGGGGCACCAACTCGATAAAATATGATTTTTGTGCCGAAAGGGGTAAACCGGAGGATGTTATTCCCCTTTGGGTTGCAGATATGGATTTCAGGACGCCGCCTGCTGTGACGGAAGCCCTTGTTAAAACGGTACAGCATGGGATTTTCGGCTATTCCGAAAGCAAGCAGGAGTATTTTGATGCAGTGCACAATTGGTTCAAATCCAGGTTTGGCTGGGAAACCGATCAATCCTGGCTTGTAAAGGTACCGGGAGTGGTATATGCGATAGCTACCGCCATACGTGCCTTAACTGAAAAAGGAGATGCGGTCTTAATACAGCAGCCGGTGTACCATCCTTTTGCCTCTACAGTTCTTGTGAACGGAAGAAAGCTGGTAAATAACCCCCTTGTATACGAAAAGGGGGAATACCATATAGATTTTGACGATTTTGAAGAGAAAATCATCAAAAACGATGTCAAGCTCTTTTTGCTGTGCAGCCCGCATAACCCGGTGGGAAGAGTTTGGACCAGGGAAGAGCTTGTGCGCATGGGAGATATATGCTTGAAGCATAATGTCATAGTTATATCGGATGAGATTCATGCCGATTTCGTTTATAAGGGCTATTTGCATTTCATATTCGCAAGCCTGAAGCCTGAATTCTTAAACAATACCATCATATGCACGGCACCCAGCAAAACCTTTAATCTTGCGGGATTGCAGGTTTCCAACATATTTATTGCCAATGATGAAATAAGAAAGAAGTTCAGGGAGGAATTAATGCGGAGCGGGTACAGCCAGCCAAACACCATGGGACTGGTCGCGTGCCAGGCCGCCTATGAGCATGGAGCCCAGTGGCTTGATGAGCTTATTGAATATCTGGAAGGGAATATCAGCTATATAAGAAAATTCCTGGCTGAACGCCTGCCGCAGATTAAGCTGGTAGAGCCTCAGGGAACCTATCTTCTTTGGCTGGACTTCAATCAGCTCAATCTCAGCGAAAAGGAGCTCAATGATTTAATTGTCAACAAGGCTAAGCTCTGGCTGAATGAAGGAACAACCTTCGGGAGCGAAGGTAAAGGCTTTCAACGTCTTAACATTGCCTGCCCGCGCGCTACATTGGAAAAGGCTTTACTACAGCTGGAAAAGGCCATCGCATCAATAAAATAG
- a CDS encoding PIN/TRAM domain-containing protein, which translates to MLNVIIKLSFAVVGAVTGFTMTRTLFSLSNIPLDPGLSLIVISVISLLFSAVFYFFSVQIIIYVQKALDKVEYILQSMTLYELALGSAGLIAGLVVANLITIPINNIYVVGLPLSIIANVLFGCVGIAIATGKSNELSGGKGFTSNGKHSPKAKILDTSVIIDGRIVDICRSGFLEGEIIVPGFVLEELRHIADSPDAVKRNRGRRGLDVLNMLQKDLKYPVRIENYPDVEGAEVDDKLLKIAKKLNCKIITNDYNLNKVASFHEVPVLNINELANAMKPIAIPGEEMMVQVIKDGKENGQGIGYLEDGTMIVVEGGRRHMGESVSVVVTSIIQTAAGRMIFAKPKCMMERTI; encoded by the coding sequence GTGCTGAATGTAATTATTAAATTGTCATTTGCGGTTGTAGGTGCCGTTACCGGATTTACTATGACCAGAACTTTATTTTCCTTAAGTAACATTCCTCTTGATCCGGGTTTGTCCCTTATCGTTATTAGCGTTATATCCTTGCTTTTCTCAGCAGTGTTTTATTTTTTTTCGGTACAAATAATTATCTATGTTCAAAAGGCTTTGGACAAGGTAGAGTATATTTTGCAGAGCATGACGCTTTATGAGCTGGCCCTCGGATCAGCAGGTTTGATTGCAGGACTTGTAGTGGCCAACCTGATTACAATACCGATAAACAATATATATGTTGTAGGATTACCCTTGTCGATTATCGCAAATGTGCTGTTCGGCTGCGTCGGTATAGCTATAGCGACGGGCAAATCCAATGAGTTGTCCGGTGGAAAAGGTTTTACCTCAAACGGAAAGCATTCTCCCAAAGCTAAGATTCTGGACACAAGCGTCATAATCGACGGAAGGATAGTTGATATTTGCAGAAGCGGATTTCTGGAGGGAGAAATCATCGTGCCCGGCTTTGTTCTGGAGGAACTGAGGCATATTGCGGATTCCCCCGATGCGGTCAAAAGGAACCGCGGCAGACGAGGACTGGATGTATTGAACATGCTGCAGAAGGATCTGAAATATCCTGTCAGGATAGAGAATTATCCTGATGTAGAAGGAGCGGAAGTGGACGACAAGCTCCTCAAGATTGCCAAAAAGCTTAACTGCAAGATCATCACCAATGATTACAACCTTAATAAGGTGGCAAGCTTCCATGAAGTGCCGGTTTTGAATATCAATGAGCTGGCCAATGCCATGAAGCCCATAGCCATACCAGGGGAAGAAATGATGGTTCAGGTTATAAAGGATGGAAAGGAAAACGGCCAGGGAATAGGCTACCTGGAAGATGGGACTATGATAGTTGTAGAGGGAGGAAGGCGGCACATGGGAGAGTCTGTAAGCGTGGTGGTAACCAGCATAATACAGACTGCGGCCGGAAGGATGATTTTTGCCAAGCCCAAGTGCATGATGGAACGGACTATATAG
- a CDS encoding DUF1573 domain-containing protein: MKDIIIDEFQYTANEILIRNKSILDLITKFQDTNARVNRAVVKSATQCGCIKINAEKQPFLEGEDFEEVLNAMETHVEGSLCDNCRDMIEKEIGRNLFYLASICNTLDLNLYDIIIKELERIKVLGKYSLR, encoded by the coding sequence TTGAAGGATATAATAATAGATGAATTCCAGTATACAGCAAATGAGATCCTCATCAGAAATAAAAGCATCCTTGATCTGATTACAAAGTTCCAGGATACCAATGCCAGGGTTAATCGTGCAGTTGTGAAGTCTGCAACTCAGTGCGGCTGCATTAAAATTAATGCAGAAAAACAGCCCTTTCTGGAAGGCGAGGATTTTGAAGAAGTGCTCAACGCCATGGAAACCCATGTAGAAGGCAGCTTGTGCGACAACTGCCGGGATATGATAGAAAAAGAAATAGGAAGAAACCTGTTTTACCTTGCATCGATATGCAATACCCTTGATTTAAACCTCTATGATATTATAATAAAAGAACTGGAAAGGATAAAAGTGCTCGGAAAATACAGCTTAAGATGA
- a CDS encoding trans-sulfuration enzyme family protein, which produces MNINTLCIHGSEDKSHCTGSVSVPIYQTATYVHPAVGQSTGYDYSRVQNPTREQLEITLAKLENGVDAMAFSSGMAAVTAMMELFKIGDHIIASDDLYGGTHRLFCSISEKNGISFDFVNTSEASKIAEHIRPETKAIFIETPTNPLMKVSDIAAISAIAKQHGLFLIVDNTFLTPYFQNPIDLGADIVVHSGTKYLAGHNDTLAGFLVTRTAEISEKLRYIYKTTGACLAPFDSWLVMRGIKTLAVRMEKQQENAIRLANWLCQHPKVRSVYYVGLPTHPDFEVSLKQSRGFGAMISFKVDSEQTAIQLLQRVKLVLYAESLGGVESLITYPMLQTHADIPKEEREAKGIDETLLRLSVGLEHIDDIIADLEQALA; this is translated from the coding sequence ATGAATATTAACACACTTTGCATACATGGAAGTGAAGACAAGTCCCACTGTACGGGTTCAGTGTCGGTACCCATATATCAGACGGCCACCTATGTGCATCCTGCTGTTGGACAGAGCACCGGGTATGACTATTCCCGTGTGCAAAATCCTACCAGGGAGCAGCTGGAAATCACACTGGCAAAGCTTGAAAACGGTGTGGATGCTATGGCCTTTTCCAGCGGTATGGCTGCGGTCACAGCAATGATGGAGCTTTTTAAGATTGGTGATCACATTATAGCTTCGGATGACTTGTATGGAGGAACTCACAGGCTTTTTTGCAGCATTTCGGAAAAAAACGGTATCTCCTTTGATTTCGTGAATACCTCCGAAGCATCCAAGATTGCTGAGCACATAAGGCCGGAGACCAAAGCCATATTTATTGAGACGCCCACCAACCCATTGATGAAGGTGTCGGATATTGCCGCTATATCTGCGATAGCAAAGCAGCATGGCCTTTTTCTGATAGTGGATAACACTTTCCTGACGCCATATTTTCAGAATCCTATCGATCTGGGGGCTGATATTGTGGTGCACAGCGGCACAAAATATCTTGCAGGTCACAATGATACCCTCGCGGGATTTCTTGTCACCCGCACCGCCGAGATTTCGGAAAAGCTGAGGTATATATATAAAACCACCGGTGCCTGCCTTGCTCCCTTTGACAGCTGGCTTGTGATGCGCGGAATTAAAACTCTTGCCGTCAGGATGGAAAAACAGCAGGAGAATGCCATCAGGCTGGCAAACTGGCTTTGCCAACATCCTAAGGTGAGATCGGTATATTATGTGGGATTGCCGACCCATCCGGATTTCGAAGTGTCCCTGAAGCAATCAAGGGGTTTTGGCGCTATGATTTCCTTTAAGGTGGACAGTGAACAGACCGCGATACAACTGCTGCAGAGGGTAAAGCTTGTGCTGTATGCCGAAAGTCTCGGGGGAGTAGAATCACTGATAACCTATCCTATGCTGCAGACCCATGCGGACATCCCAAAAGAAGAGAGGGAAGCAAAGGGCATTGATGAGACTCTGCTGCGTTTGTCTGTAGGGCTTGAGCATATAGACGATATAATTGCCGATTTGGAGCAGGCATTGGCGTAG
- the ispD gene encoding 2-C-methyl-D-erythritol 4-phosphate cytidylyltransferase: MKKSKEVLVSAVVVAAGKGTRMHMDKNKQYIEIGEVPVLARTLLTLQKCGRVSEIIVVVNSQDIVYCKQEIIDGYGLYKVKKIVAGGETRQNSVYNGLLDVSQNCEIVLIHDGARPFVREESIEESITAALEHGASCVAVPSKDTIKSADENGFVSGTLDRKALWMTQTPQTFRYQLIMDAHKKAIDDGFDGTDDAVLVERLGFPIKLVMGSYDNIKITTQEDLILGEAIADSREYYG; encoded by the coding sequence ATGAAAAAGAGCAAAGAGGTTTTGGTGAGCGCAGTGGTGGTTGCTGCCGGAAAAGGTACCCGCATGCACATGGATAAGAACAAGCAGTATATTGAGATCGGAGAAGTGCCTGTTCTTGCCCGGACTTTGCTGACGCTGCAGAAGTGTGGCAGGGTAAGCGAAATCATCGTGGTTGTTAACTCCCAGGATATTGTTTACTGCAAACAGGAAATAATAGACGGCTATGGTCTTTATAAGGTGAAAAAAATTGTGGCTGGCGGAGAAACAAGACAGAATTCTGTGTATAACGGGCTTCTCGATGTAAGCCAGAACTGTGAAATTGTGCTTATACATGATGGGGCAAGACCTTTCGTCCGGGAAGAGAGCATTGAGGAAAGCATAACTGCGGCATTGGAGCATGGTGCCTCATGTGTTGCGGTACCTTCCAAGGATACAATAAAAAGTGCGGATGAGAATGGTTTTGTTAGCGGAACCCTGGACAGGAAAGCCCTATGGATGACTCAAACGCCGCAGACATTTAGATACCAGCTGATAATGGATGCCCATAAAAAAGCTATAGATGATGGATTTGATGGCACGGATGATGCCGTACTTGTTGAAAGGCTGGGATTTCCTATCAAACTCGTGATGGGAAGCTACGACAACATTAAAATCACAACCCAGGAAGACTTGATATTGGGAGAGGCTATTGCCGACAGCAGGGAGTACTATGGATAA
- the ispF gene encoding 2-C-methyl-D-erythritol 2,4-cyclodiphosphate synthase: MKVGIGQDSHRFDFNDKTKKLILGGVVFEGHAPLQGNSDADVILHSLTNAISGVTCVNILGPVSDEMCLKHGITDSKAYLAEAMKYLGESKIVHVSISIECLTPKITPKIPEIRASLSNLLGIPENCIGITATTGEGLTQFGQGLGIQVFSCVMVV, from the coding sequence ATGAAAGTAGGCATTGGTCAGGACAGTCACAGATTTGATTTTAATGACAAGACAAAAAAGCTTATCCTCGGCGGTGTTGTGTTTGAAGGTCATGCTCCCCTCCAGGGCAACAGCGATGCTGATGTCATATTGCATTCTTTAACAAATGCCATTTCCGGGGTAACCTGTGTCAACATACTAGGCCCCGTCAGCGATGAAATGTGCCTGAAACATGGCATAACCGACAGCAAGGCATACCTGGCGGAAGCGATGAAATATCTGGGGGAAAGCAAAATCGTTCATGTCTCAATATCGATAGAATGCCTTACTCCAAAGATAACTCCCAAAATACCCGAAATACGGGCTAGTCTTTCAAATCTGCTGGGCATTCCGGAAAACTGCATCGGAATAACAGCCACAACAGGCGAAGGTCTGACACAGTTCGGTCAGGGCTTGGGTATACAGGTATTCAGCTGCGTAATGGTAGTTTAG
- the radA gene encoding DNA repair protein RadA → MAKSKSVFVCQECGYESSKWLGKCPACDQWNTFVEQIQEVRSRSTQPAAGNAKVFNINDIQLEEEERYSTGIKEMDRVLGGGIVRGSLILVGGDPGIGKSTLLLQVCERLQMNGKVLYVSGEESVKQIKLRADRLGIKNGRLLMVSETNFRAIEGIIDREKPEVVIIDSIQTVFDDELTSAPGSVSQVREVTGGLLRIGKGNNITIIIVGHVTKEGAIAGPRVLEHMVDTVLYFEGERHLSYRVLRAVKNRFGSTNEIGIFEMRDIGLVEVQNPSMTMLSGRPVNVPGSVVIASVEGTRPMLIEIQALVCATSFGMPRRMATGVDYNRVTLLMAVLEKRVGMQLHNYDAYINVVGGLKIDEPACDLGITASIASSYRDSAVDANTVLIGEVGLTGEVRAVSQIEKRLMEAYRIGFKSCIIPSGNMKMVKQLKSLEGMDIKGVENVHQALDLIL, encoded by the coding sequence ATGGCAAAAAGCAAATCAGTATTCGTATGCCAGGAGTGTGGATACGAATCTTCAAAGTGGTTGGGAAAATGCCCTGCCTGCGATCAGTGGAATACTTTTGTGGAACAGATTCAGGAGGTACGGAGCAGAAGCACGCAGCCGGCAGCCGGCAATGCAAAGGTTTTCAATATTAATGATATTCAGCTGGAGGAAGAGGAGCGCTATTCCACAGGTATCAAGGAGATGGACAGGGTCTTGGGAGGCGGAATAGTAAGAGGTTCCCTCATACTGGTGGGAGGTGACCCGGGGATAGGTAAATCCACCCTTTTGCTTCAGGTTTGCGAGAGGCTTCAAATGAACGGAAAAGTGCTTTATGTTTCAGGAGAAGAATCGGTTAAACAGATAAAACTCAGAGCCGACAGACTCGGCATCAAGAACGGCAGGCTGCTGATGGTGTCCGAGACGAACTTCAGGGCAATTGAGGGTATTATAGACAGGGAAAAACCGGAAGTGGTCATAATAGATTCCATACAAACCGTTTTTGATGATGAATTGACTTCAGCTCCCGGCAGTGTCAGCCAGGTGAGAGAAGTTACGGGAGGTTTGCTGAGGATCGGAAAAGGGAATAACATCACAATAATTATAGTGGGCCATGTGACCAAGGAAGGGGCCATTGCCGGTCCGAGGGTGCTGGAACATATGGTGGACACTGTTTTGTATTTTGAGGGGGAGAGGCACCTCAGCTACAGAGTGTTGAGAGCCGTAAAAAACAGGTTTGGTTCCACCAATGAAATAGGCATATTTGAAATGAGGGATATAGGCCTGGTGGAAGTGCAAAATCCTTCCATGACTATGCTTTCCGGCAGACCGGTAAATGTGCCGGGATCAGTGGTCATTGCAAGCGTTGAGGGCACGAGGCCGATGCTGATTGAAATACAGGCCCTGGTGTGCGCTACCAGTTTCGGTATGCCTAGAAGAATGGCTACCGGCGTTGACTATAACAGGGTTACGCTTTTGATGGCAGTGCTCGAAAAGCGCGTTGGAATGCAGCTCCATAATTATGATGCTTATATAAACGTTGTAGGAGGACTGAAAATAGATGAGCCTGCCTGTGATCTTGGAATCACGGCTTCGATAGCTTCCAGCTACAGGGACAGTGCCGTGGATGCAAATACTGTGCTTATAGGCGAAGTCGGGCTTACCGGTGAGGTAAGAGCGGTAAGTCAGATAGAAAAGCGTTTGATGGAAGCATATAGAATAGGTTTCAAAAGCTGCATAATACCTTCCGGTAACATGAAGATGGTAAAGCAGCTTAAAAGTCTTGAGGGCATGGATATTAAAGGCGTTGAAAATGTTCATCAGGCGTTGGATCTCATATTATGA
- a CDS encoding proline--tRNA ligase, giving the protein MRISKMFIPTLREVPAEAEIASHKLMLRAGLIRKQASGIYSFLPLGYRIFRKIEQIIREEMDRSGAQELMMSALLPAEVYQPSGRWEVFGPEMFRLKDRNERDFCLGPAHEEVFTEIVRNEIRSYKSLPMMLYQIQTKYRDEIRPRFGFMRCREFVMKDAYSFDRDEAGLDMSYSKMYEAYCRIFDRCGLDYIVVDADSGAMGGSGSQEFMVKSEIGEAEVVFCESCGYAANREKAQCVPEMCCPGEEQRCCDELPLEKVATPDARTIEELMKFFNCSPKEFAKTLIFQADDRVVAAMVRGDREINETKLRNHLGCNELNMADPETVKRVTHADVGFAGPVGLGIELIVDPEVAAMKNFVVGANETGYHLKNVNMGRDFKAMAVIDIRNMEEGDGCPKCGSPVKVAHGIEVGHIFKLGTKYSKAFNCTYLDEAGKEHPMVMGSYGIGVNRLMAAIIEQNNDENGIIWPVSIAPYHVVIIPVNATIEEQMKTAERIYSELQSAGVEVILDDRNERAGVKFKDADLIGIPIRITVGKKAEKGIVEYKLRKSSEVKELKIEDAIAQARQEVMSALN; this is encoded by the coding sequence ATGCGGATTTCAAAGATGTTTATACCGACATTGAGGGAAGTGCCGGCTGAGGCGGAAATTGCAAGCCATAAGCTGATGCTCAGAGCAGGCCTTATCAGGAAGCAGGCCTCAGGCATATATTCTTTCCTGCCCTTAGGCTACAGGATTTTCAGAAAAATCGAGCAGATAATAAGGGAGGAGATGGATAGGAGCGGGGCTCAAGAGCTCATGATGTCAGCACTGCTTCCTGCGGAAGTCTATCAGCCCTCAGGCAGATGGGAGGTTTTCGGCCCTGAGATGTTCAGGTTGAAGGACAGGAATGAAAGGGATTTCTGCCTTGGACCTGCCCATGAGGAGGTATTTACCGAAATCGTCAGGAATGAGATCCGTTCCTACAAATCTCTACCGATGATGCTTTATCAGATACAGACAAAGTACAGGGATGAGATAAGGCCGCGGTTTGGATTCATGCGTTGCCGGGAGTTTGTGATGAAGGATGCTTACAGCTTTGATAGGGACGAGGCAGGCCTCGATATGTCCTATAGTAAGATGTATGAGGCATACTGCAGGATATTTGACCGCTGCGGCCTGGATTATATTGTGGTGGATGCGGACAGTGGTGCTATGGGCGGTTCCGGCTCCCAGGAATTTATGGTCAAATCCGAAATAGGGGAAGCAGAGGTTGTCTTTTGTGAAAGCTGTGGCTATGCTGCCAACAGGGAGAAAGCCCAGTGTGTGCCTGAGATGTGTTGCCCCGGGGAGGAGCAACGCTGCTGCGATGAGCTTCCTTTGGAAAAGGTTGCTACCCCGGATGCAAGGACTATAGAAGAACTTATGAAGTTTTTCAACTGTTCGCCAAAGGAATTTGCCAAGACCCTAATTTTTCAGGCTGATGACAGGGTGGTTGCCGCGATGGTCAGAGGAGACCGGGAGATCAATGAGACAAAACTCCGAAACCACTTGGGATGCAACGAACTTAATATGGCAGATCCCGAAACAGTAAAAAGAGTAACCCATGCTGATGTTGGATTTGCCGGACCGGTGGGCCTGGGAATTGAGCTCATTGTTGATCCGGAAGTGGCAGCCATGAAAAACTTCGTTGTGGGAGCCAATGAGACGGGATACCATCTTAAAAATGTCAATATGGGCAGAGATTTTAAAGCTATGGCTGTGATTGATATCAGGAATATGGAAGAAGGGGACGGATGCCCCAAATGCGGCAGTCCGGTGAAAGTTGCCCATGGCATAGAGGTGGGACATATATTCAAGCTGGGAACAAAGTACAGCAAAGCTTTTAACTGCACATATCTGGATGAGGCCGGTAAGGAGCATCCCATGGTGATGGGAAGCTACGGAATAGGCGTAAACAGGCTCATGGCAGCCATAATAGAGCAGAACAACGATGAAAACGGCATTATCTGGCCTGTGTCAATTGCGCCTTATCATGTAGTAATCATTCCTGTAAATGCTACCATCGAAGAGCAGATGAAAACAGCTGAACGGATTTACTCTGAGCTTCAGTCGGCAGGAGTGGAAGTGATACTGGATGACAGGAATGAGAGAGCAGGGGTTAAATTCAAGGATGCGGATCTTATCGGTATTCCAATCAGGATCACCGTCGGAAAGAAGGCAGAAAAAGGCATTGTGGAGTACAAGCTCAGAAAATCTTCGGAAGTAAAAGAGCTCAAAATAGAGGATGCCATCGCTCAAGCGAGGCAGGAGGTAATGAGTGCGCTGAATTAA
- the proS gene encoding proline--tRNA ligase — protein sequence MAQEKKLVEAITPMNEDFAQWYTDVIKKADLVEYSSVKGCMIIRPYGYAIWENIQKNLDERFKETGHENVYMPMFIPESLLQKEKDHVEGFAPEVAWVTHGGQEKLTERLCVRPTSETLFCEHFANIVHSYRDLPKLYNQWCSVVRWEKTTRPFLRTAEFLWQEGHTVHATAEEAQEETIRMLNVYADFCEQVLAIPVIKGKKTDKEKFAGAKETYTIESMMHDGKALQSGTSHNFGDGFARAFGIQYTDKNNELQYVHETSWGMSTRIIGAIIMVHGDDSGLVLPPRIAPVQLVIIPIAQHKEGVLEKAEELRDRLSKVVRVKMDDSDKNPGWKFSEYEMRGVPIRLEVGPKDIEKNQVVLVRRDNREKIFVPMDELEDRVLRLLDEVHEGMLEKARNMRDSKTYTAVTPEEFEKIAAEKSGFIKAMWCGDRACEDMIKEKTGVTSRCMPFEQEKISDSCVCCGKPADKMVIWGKAY from the coding sequence ATGGCACAGGAAAAAAAACTGGTAGAAGCTATAACCCCTATGAATGAGGATTTTGCCCAATGGTATACGGATGTAATCAAAAAGGCGGATCTTGTAGAGTATTCCAGCGTAAAGGGCTGTATGATAATCCGCCCCTATGGTTATGCGATATGGGAGAACATACAGAAAAATCTGGATGAGAGATTTAAGGAAACAGGGCATGAAAACGTATATATGCCCATGTTCATCCCGGAAAGCCTGCTGCAGAAAGAGAAGGACCATGTGGAAGGATTTGCTCCGGAAGTGGCATGGGTTACCCATGGAGGACAGGAAAAGCTGACAGAAAGGCTTTGCGTGCGTCCTACATCAGAGACTTTGTTCTGTGAGCATTTTGCCAACATAGTACATTCCTACAGGGATCTTCCCAAGCTTTACAACCAGTGGTGCTCCGTCGTTAGATGGGAGAAGACTACAAGACCGTTCTTGAGAACTGCAGAATTCCTGTGGCAGGAAGGCCATACAGTGCATGCTACGGCGGAGGAAGCCCAGGAAGAGACTATAAGGATGCTGAACGTGTATGCGGATTTTTGCGAACAGGTTCTCGCAATTCCCGTCATCAAAGGCAAAAAAACCGATAAAGAAAAGTTTGCCGGAGCAAAGGAAACCTATACTATAGAAAGCATGATGCATGACGGTAAAGCATTGCAGTCGGGAACATCCCACAATTTCGGAGATGGGTTTGCAAGAGCCTTTGGAATTCAATACACCGATAAAAATAACGAGCTTCAGTATGTGCATGAAACTTCCTGGGGCATGAGCACAAGAATAATAGGCGCTATTATAATGGTTCACGGGGACGACAGCGGGCTTGTGCTGCCTCCGAGAATTGCCCCGGTGCAACTGGTGATCATACCTATCGCACAGCACAAGGAAGGCGTGCTGGAAAAAGCTGAAGAATTGAGAGACAGACTCTCCAAGGTAGTCCGGGTGAAGATGGATGACAGTGATAAAAATCCGGGATGGAAGTTCAGCGAGTATGAAATGAGGGGAGTGCCCATCCGTCTTGAGGTAGGTCCGAAGGATATTGAGAAGAACCAGGTGGTACTGGTAAGAAGGGACAACAGGGAGAAGATATTTGTTCCGATGGATGAGCTGGAAGACAGGGTGCTCCGGTTGCTGGACGAAGTGCACGAAGGAATGCTGGAGAAAGCCAGAAACATGAGGGACTCCAAAACATATACAGCGGTAACACCGGAGGAGTTTGAAAAAATAGCTGCAGAGAAATCCGGCTTTATAAAAGCCATGTGGTGCGGCGACAGAGCATGTGAGGATATGATAAAGGAAAAGACCGGAGTTACCAGCCGGTGCATGCCTTTTGAGCAGGAGAAGATCTCCGACAGCTGCGTATGCTGCGGTAAACCGGCCGACAAAATGGTTATCTGGGGTAAGGCATACTAA
- a CDS encoding CarD family transcriptional regulator: MFNVGDKIVYPMHGAGIIESIEEKEILGEKRNYYVMKMPLGEMKVMIPTHSVDEIGIREIISESDADKVLDILSEENVNVNTNWNKRYRENMVKIKGGNIFEVAEVVRTLMQREHEKGLSTGERKMLNSARQILISELVLVKGMDQCEIENIINKRVSCSR; encoded by the coding sequence ATGTTTAATGTTGGGGATAAAATAGTTTACCCAATGCATGGAGCGGGAATAATAGAGTCGATAGAGGAGAAGGAAATACTTGGAGAAAAAAGGAATTATTATGTAATGAAAATGCCCTTGGGCGAAATGAAAGTGATGATTCCAACCCATAGCGTGGATGAAATCGGAATCAGGGAGATAATAAGCGAGAGCGATGCGGACAAGGTGCTGGATATCCTAAGTGAAGAGAATGTCAATGTAAACACCAACTGGAATAAACGTTACAGGGAAAATATGGTGAAAATTAAAGGCGGTAACATTTTTGAAGTGGCAGAGGTAGTGAGAACCCTAATGCAGAGAGAACATGAGAAGGGACTTTCTACAGGGGAGAGAAAAATGCTTAACAGTGCACGGCAAATCCTTATAAGTGAGCTTGTACTGGTGAAAGGCATGGACCAGTGTGAAATTGAAAACATTATAAATAAACGTGTAAGCTGCAGCCGGTGA